One window of Rhizobium leguminosarum genomic DNA carries:
- a CDS encoding DUF2336 domain-containing protein: protein MRDRFRDLEGPLAVRKKDVVLMATVSSFENLSHPTRSELRQFAELFMPLFQASSDEAKRQAVAALSQCANMPAAVALFIGNQSIEIAAPFLAASKAIADDTLITIARMQGAAHVRAIVSRDSLSPKVIDALVALRQSQPRPAAAPAPITESQTVALSPAPTETNEAEALQGQRAANEEALRERILGLAGHLGRADEDRLGLRTLTDIQEALLVRFARSREATHFATALADALSASRWLAERIMLDLSGQQLATTLTSLGMGFLDAVFVLEKLYPHLAEQQHNVTRGWMVLDALDPEECHERVDAWRRADRYTYKPEVANAPALQETENHRFIRQSPPQRDMRALGRRSR from the coding sequence GTGCGTGACCGGTTTCGAGACCTAGAGGGCCCATTGGCCGTCAGGAAAAAGGACGTGGTATTGATGGCGACTGTCAGCAGTTTTGAGAACCTGTCTCACCCGACACGGTCCGAACTGCGCCAATTCGCCGAGCTTTTCATGCCGCTGTTCCAGGCCTCCTCCGACGAGGCCAAGCGCCAGGCGGTCGCGGCGCTCTCCCAATGCGCGAACATGCCGGCCGCCGTGGCGCTGTTCATCGGCAACCAGTCGATCGAGATTGCGGCCCCTTTTCTTGCCGCCTCCAAGGCAATCGCCGACGATACGCTGATTACCATCGCGCGCATGCAGGGTGCAGCGCATGTCAGGGCGATCGTCAGCCGCGATTCCCTCTCGCCGAAGGTTATCGATGCGCTGGTGGCGCTGCGCCAAAGCCAGCCGCGGCCGGCGGCCGCACCGGCGCCAATCACAGAATCACAGACGGTTGCGCTTTCGCCGGCGCCGACCGAGACCAACGAGGCCGAGGCGCTGCAGGGACAGCGGGCTGCCAATGAAGAGGCGCTGCGCGAGCGTATCCTCGGTCTTGCCGGTCATCTCGGCCGGGCCGACGAGGACAGGCTCGGCCTGCGAACGCTCACCGATATTCAGGAGGCTTTGCTGGTGCGCTTCGCCCGCTCGCGCGAGGCGACGCATTTCGCAACCGCGCTTGCCGATGCGCTGTCGGCCAGCCGCTGGCTCGCCGAGCGCATCATGCTCGATCTTTCCGGCCAACAGCTCGCGACGACGCTGACGAGCCTCGGCATGGGCTTTCTCGACGCCGTCTTCGTACTCGAGAAGCTCTATCCACACCTTGCCGAACAGCAGCACAACGTCACACGCGGTTGGATGGTGCTGGATGCGCTCGACCCGGAAGAATGCCACGAACGTGTGGACGCCTGGCGCCGCGCCGATCGCTACACCTATAAGCCCGAAGTGGCCAATGCGCCGGCGCTGCAGGAAACGGAAAACCACCGCTTCATCCGCCAGTCGCCGCCGCAACGCGACATGCGTGCCCTCGGACGGCGGTCGCGCTAG
- a CDS encoding DUF1491 family protein — MRLRADIFVSALLRRVFASGDFAAVEKKGAEEAGAIFIRQHFRDGLETLYAPAPQAAFGEGEASGRLFEIRLSRSDPEAVRAMLERERRFDPDLWIVELEAEELGDMLPLAKDG, encoded by the coding sequence ATGAGATTACGCGCCGACATCTTCGTTTCCGCCCTTCTGCGCCGCGTCTTCGCCAGCGGCGATTTTGCCGCCGTCGAGAAGAAGGGTGCTGAGGAGGCGGGCGCGATCTTCATCCGCCAGCATTTTCGCGACGGTTTGGAAACCCTTTACGCGCCGGCGCCGCAGGCCGCCTTCGGCGAGGGCGAGGCGAGCGGCCGTCTGTTCGAGATCCGCCTGTCGCGCAGCGATCCGGAAGCGGTGCGTGCCATGCTGGAGCGCGAACGCCGGTTCGACCCCGATCTCTGGATCGTCGAACTGGAGGCGGAGGAATTGGGAGATATGCTTCCGCTTGCGAAAGATGGCTGA
- a CDS encoding peptidoglycan-binding domain-containing protein: MAARKRKSPKGKRGRQQPGLLMSGAAALGGLGLQGASVLGGVIGRNPSVAGGTITFVVIFSFVAANALWYQPGLHPHPIFRTRDPQSPNVLGARRPAEEQQGDVTTFRIERPEDAATTTNATPAPAAPGQQPSQLVMDIQQQLVRRGLYNGIPDGVIGPRTSAAILFFEETVGMVQTGDPTPEVLAALKTDASGPSTVPAEKPPEDVSSKAAAEDPVAAAIRSAEKTVKTASSSAKQVPSSEITNVDLVLKIQKGLSNMAYANVGVDGVAGEQTRAAIRHFQKHYNLPENGEPTQAVLKKLKEIGAI; this comes from the coding sequence ATGGCCGCGCGCAAGCGAAAATCGCCTAAGGGAAAAAGGGGGCGGCAGCAGCCGGGCCTCCTGATGTCAGGTGCAGCCGCCCTCGGCGGTCTCGGCCTGCAGGGCGCATCCGTGCTCGGCGGCGTCATCGGCCGCAATCCGTCGGTTGCCGGCGGCACGATCACCTTCGTCGTCATCTTTTCCTTCGTCGCCGCCAATGCGCTCTGGTATCAGCCGGGTCTGCACCCGCACCCGATTTTCCGCACCCGCGATCCGCAGTCTCCAAATGTGCTCGGCGCCCGCCGCCCGGCCGAGGAGCAGCAGGGCGACGTCACCACCTTCCGGATCGAACGGCCGGAGGATGCCGCGACCACCACCAACGCGACGCCGGCACCCGCCGCGCCTGGCCAGCAGCCGAGCCAGCTTGTCATGGACATCCAGCAGCAGCTGGTGCGTCGTGGCCTCTACAACGGCATACCTGACGGCGTCATCGGCCCCCGAACCAGTGCGGCCATCCTGTTCTTCGAGGAAACCGTCGGCATGGTCCAGACCGGCGATCCGACGCCGGAGGTATTGGCGGCGCTGAAGACCGATGCTTCAGGCCCATCGACCGTGCCCGCGGAAAAGCCGCCCGAGGATGTGAGCTCGAAGGCGGCGGCGGAAGACCCGGTGGCAGCGGCGATCCGCAGCGCCGAAAAGACCGTCAAAACTGCTTCGTCATCCGCAAAGCAGGTTCCCTCAAGCGAAATCACCAATGTCGACCTGGTGCTGAAGATCCAGAAGGGCCTTTCCAATATGGCCTATGCCAACGTCGGCGTCGACGGCGTCGCCGGCGAGCAGACCCGCGCGGCCATCCGCCATTTCCAGAAGCACTATAACCTGCCCGAAAACGGCGAGCCGACCCAGGCGGTGCTGAAAAAACTCAAGGAAATCGGCGCGATCTAG
- a CDS encoding sensor histidine kinase produces the protein MRVLSNIGGWVTALVDRAATSWLSRTGGGEAVRQRELAILRRLVLFSSAALIAAPVGLSAVTSPAVALPAGVAMVCAAFLFSAVGSIALARQGSSAGIATQSAEDFFLAATPGLVFFLDPHGSVATVGGRDRRDFLAWMRDPKGRGFLEQVHVSDRILFLQALDGLRRGEDAQCVDLRIDRPSVARDQRQFAYLRMDMTARRDADGELAAVIAQLHDVSVEQQLRAEAQNRVADAESANDAKSRFLAAVSHELRTPLNAILGFSDILIGEYFGKFENDRQREYVGLVRESGAHLLSVVNTMLDMSKIEAGRYELILEAFDISSSVKSCESMLALQAKTKGLTLTSRIQRGLGEIVADQRAIQQILINLVGNAIKFTEAGGVVSVDAAARDGILKLTVSDTGIGIAADKLALLGQPFVQIQNDYTRRFEGTGLGLSLVKGLVALHGGHFAIASQPGEGTIITIEIAVDGSGAVCAEDAGHGATVEFPPRLKGAVNTGAELGEGRFDGRAQAKIA, from the coding sequence GTGCGTGTATTGAGTAACATTGGCGGCTGGGTGACGGCCCTCGTAGACCGGGCGGCGACAAGCTGGCTCTCCCGGACGGGCGGCGGCGAAGCCGTGCGCCAACGCGAGCTCGCGATCCTGCGCCGCCTCGTGCTGTTCTCGTCGGCCGCTCTTATTGCCGCGCCTGTCGGACTTTCGGCGGTCACCAGTCCGGCCGTCGCCTTGCCGGCAGGTGTCGCCATGGTCTGCGCTGCCTTTCTCTTTTCTGCCGTTGGCAGCATCGCGCTCGCCCGTCAGGGTTCGTCCGCCGGTATCGCTACGCAGTCGGCCGAGGATTTCTTTCTTGCCGCCACCCCCGGCCTGGTTTTCTTCCTCGACCCGCATGGCAGTGTGGCGACCGTCGGCGGCCGCGACCGGCGCGATTTTCTCGCCTGGATGCGCGATCCCAAGGGCAGGGGTTTCCTGGAACAGGTGCATGTCTCCGACCGCATCCTTTTCCTGCAGGCGCTCGATGGCCTGCGCCGGGGCGAGGATGCTCAATGCGTCGATCTGCGCATCGACCGCCCCTCGGTCGCACGTGATCAACGCCAGTTCGCTTATCTCAGAATGGACATGACGGCCCGCCGCGACGCCGACGGCGAACTTGCCGCCGTCATTGCCCAGCTGCACGATGTCTCCGTCGAACAGCAGCTGCGTGCCGAAGCTCAAAACCGCGTCGCCGATGCCGAATCGGCAAACGACGCCAAATCGCGCTTCCTCGCCGCCGTCAGCCACGAGCTGCGCACACCGCTGAACGCCATTCTCGGTTTTTCCGACATCCTGATCGGAGAATATTTCGGCAAGTTCGAAAACGACCGCCAGCGCGAATATGTCGGCCTCGTCCGCGAATCCGGTGCGCACCTCTTGTCGGTCGTCAACACCATGCTCGACATGAGCAAGATCGAAGCCGGTCGTTACGAGCTGATCCTCGAAGCTTTCGATATATCAAGCTCGGTCAAATCCTGCGAATCGATGCTGGCATTGCAGGCCAAGACCAAGGGCCTGACGCTGACCAGCCGTATCCAGCGTGGTCTCGGCGAGATTGTCGCCGATCAGCGCGCCATCCAGCAGATCCTGATCAATCTCGTCGGCAATGCCATCAAGTTCACCGAGGCAGGCGGCGTCGTCTCGGTCGATGCGGCGGCGCGCGACGGCATCCTCAAGCTGACGGTCAGCGACACCGGCATCGGTATTGCGGCCGACAAGCTGGCATTGCTCGGCCAGCCCTTCGTTCAGATCCAGAACGACTATACCCGCCGCTTCGAAGGCACCGGCCTCGGCCTCTCCTTGGTCAAGGGGCTGGTGGCGCTGCATGGCGGACATTTCGCCATCGCCAGCCAGCCCGGCGAAGGCACGATCATCACCATCGAGATCGCGGTCGACGGTTCGGGCGCCGTGTGCGCCGAAGACGCCGGTCATGGCGCGACTGTCGAGTTCCCGCCGCGGCTGAAGGGCGCGGTCAATACCGGTGCAGAATTGGGAGAGGGGCGTTTCGATGGCCGCGCGCAAGCGAAAATCGCCTAA